The genomic segment ccttgttcattcttcatcgtttattcgtcattgatcatcgatccttgttcatttttcatcgttcattcttcattgatcaatgatctttgttcattcttcatcgttcattcttcattgatcattgatccttgttcattcttcatcgttcattcgtcattgatcattgatccttgttcattcttcatcgttcattcttcattgatcattgatccttgttcattcttcatcgttcattcgtaattgatcattgatccttgttcattcttcatcgttcattcgtcattgatcatcgatccttgttcattcttcatcgttcattcttcattgatcattgatccttgttcattcttcatcgttcattcgtcattgatcattgatccttgttcattcttcatcgttcattcttcattgatcattgatccttgtttattcttcatcgttcattcgtaattgatcattgatccttgttcattcttcattgatcattgatccttgttcattcttcttcgttcattcgtcattgatcatcgatccttgttcattcttcatcgttcattcttcattgatcattgatccttgttcattcttcgtcgttcattcttcattgatcattgatccttgttcattcttcatcgttcattcttcattgatcattgatccttgttcattcttcatcgttcaatcttcattgatcatttattcttgatcattcttcatcgttcattcgtcattgaccattaatccttgttcattcttcatcgttcattcttcattgatcattgatccttgttcattcttcatcgttcattcttcattgatcattgatccttgttcattcttcatcgttcattcttcattgatcattgatccttgtttattcttcatcgttcattcgtcattgttcattgatccttgttcattcttcatcgttcattcgtcattgatcattgatccttgttcattcttcatcgttcattcatcattgatcattgatccttgttgattctttattgacgatggatcctagttcattcttcattgatcgttgatccttgttcattcttcatcgtttattcgtctattatcattgatccttgttcattcttcatcgtttattcgtaattgatcatcgatccttgttcatttttcatcgttcattcttcattgatcaatgatcttttttcattcttcatcgttcattcttcattgatcattgatccttgttcgttcttcatcgttcattcttccttgatcattgatccttgttcattgttcatcgttcattcgtcattgatcattgatccttgttcattcttcatcgttcattcttcattgatcattgatccttgttcattcttcatcgttcattcgtaattgatcattgatccttgttcattcttcatcgttcattcgtcattgatcatcgatccttgttcattcttcatcgttcattcttcattgatcattgatccttgttcattcttcatcgttcattcgtcattgatcattgatccttgttcattcttcatcgttcattcttcattgatcattgatccttgtttattcttcatcgttcattcgtaattgatcattgatccttgttcattcttcattgatcattgatccttgttcattcttcttcgttcattcgtcattgatcatcgatccttgttcattcttcatcgttcattcttcattgatcattgatccttgttcattcttcgtcgttcattcttcattgatcattgatccttgttcattcttcatcgttcattcttcattgatcattgatccttgttcattcttcatcgttcaatcttcattgatcatttattcttgatcattcttcatcgttcattcgtcattgaccattaatccttgttcattcttcatcgttcattcttcattgatcattgatccttgttcattcttcatcgttcattcttcattgatcattgatccttgttcattcttcatcgttcattcttcattgatcattgatccttgttcattcttaatcgttcaatcttcattgatcatttattcttgatcattcttcatcgttcattcgtcattgaccattaatccttgttcattcttcatcgttcattcttcattgatcattgatccttgttcattcttcatcgttcattcttcattgatcattgatccttgttcattcttcatctgatgtaaatgctaactcaagacttcctaaatgattaaggaaggagaaggacaaaagaaaagaaagaggaagtaatttgggcagaatgtatatttgaatgaaaataggacaaccaaagcacaagaacaaactcaatgcaatagtatttaggctagagacaagtcaaactcaatctcccctagtttaatactcaagaacacactcaaagtattaaagaactcttgttaaccttggacaaacacaaagataggcaagaagaaaacacaaaggttgattcataaaacaagtctgaactttcattcattaatagctctctttaaatagagttacaacagcaaaaggaagctaaaaagcaagagaaattaaggtgggacgtccaagcatggggaacaagcattggaacttacaaaacaacattaaatagcctccaaagcatgcattaggctgatttaagttgttccctaagcatgcagtagctaattaatcagacttaagtggtaaaaagactttaaaaaacataactaaacttggacctatcaaagtgacgtccaaccaatatatatgtagcttcacttaatcttcaacccaagttagacatgtaacaaattcagatttaaaaggattaaaaccaagtacttcaagaactaaagcaatcggctcatgagataacgtatttgatcttggatcattctctccttcttttgaagagtttgtcctcaaacttgaatcatccaagtacggtgacaaatcgcccacattaaaagtagcactaacacccatcaactcatcaggaagttcaatcttgtatgcattatcatttaccctctcaagtactttaaacggaccatcagaacgaggcatgagcttgtttttgcgaagcttcggaaatctctcttttctcaaatgaagccaaaccaaatccccagggttaaatatgggttgtttcctttttttgtttgctctctcttggtattttttattcatctcctcaattcttttctttatttgctcacaggttttttgaaaggtttccaccctcttttttgcatctttttctaccatattagttttcagcaagggaatcaaatcaacaggcacaaatggattcactccatacactacttcaaaaggagaacgagaagtagttaaagaatgagccctattgtaagcaaactccgcatgggctagtttcatgtcccaatctttctgcgttttgctcacaagaccacgtaacaaagtacccaaagttctatttgtcacctctgtttgcccatcagtttggggatgatgagaggtgctaaatagtaacttggtaccaaccaacttccatagggtcctccaaaagtgacttaaaaacttggagtccctatccgaaactatacttcgaggaatgccatgtagtttgacaatttccttgaagtacaattcagccacttttactgcatcatctgttttattacaagctacaaaatgagccattttggaAAATCTATCTACCACCACCATAATGCTATCTCTACCCCTTTGAGTCCGCGGTAGCCCAACAATGAAATCCATGCTAACACTTTCCCAAGGAGAATCTGGAACAGGTAATGGAGTATAAAGCCCCTTTGTGAAATgcccttttgacttttgacatgtAGCACATCTCTCCACAACTAAAGTAACATCACGAATGCCACCTTTAGGAACACACAacttgttacctttaaaaagataaccatcttgatcaacgtaatctttcgatggctttggaaattcattagcaaaatcaggatcatctttgtaatactccttgagttgttcaaaacccaaaaccttagcatccaccatagaaagcaagtatgctcttcgagataaagcatcagctacaatattactttttccatctttatatttggagctaaaggtaaatgattgaagaaattctacccactttgcatgtcttttattaagtttttgttgcccatttatgaattttaaagcttcatgatcagaatgaagaacaaagggttttggtctaaggtaatgagaccaatgatcaagagctctaacgatggcataaaattcacgatcataagtagagtaattcaatttagcctcacttaacttctcactaaagaaacttactggcttcttttcttgaataaggacagcccctattccaaccccacttgcatcacactctacttcaaacacgttgttaaaatcagggagaacaagtataggtgcattgcaaagcatgtatttgactttatcaaaagccctttgagcattttcagtccattcaaattcacccttttttgttaactcggtaatgggagccataatagaagagaagtttctaatgaaccgcctatagaaagaagcaagcccatgaaaactccttacctcatgcacattggttggagccaaccaagacttaactgccttaaccttttctggatctacttgcactccttctctagtcacaatgtatcccaaaaatgacacactaggggtcataaaaaaacacttctcaagctttccatacaactttacttccctcaatttttcaaacaacctcttcaaatgcaccatatggtcttcattgtttttactatacactagaatatcatccaagtaaacaacaacaaaattattaagaaaaggacggagaacctcattcattaacctcatgaaagaacttggagcattgcaaagcccaaatggcatcactaaccactcatataacccttgttttgttttaaaagcagttttccattcatccccttcccttattctcatttgatgataaccactccttaaatctatttttgaaaagactaatgatgcaaaacaaagactGAATATGGTCTTTGTTCTGCAAAGATCAATGTGGGATCAAGAGATTATCCAATTACCCACGCACAATCCTAAATCACTCGATGCAAAGGGGTTTAGAACACTCAGAACAATCAAGAAggtggttcttgattttctgatgtctGCACTAGTGGACGTTGTTCCACTCCTTTACAACCTTCTACAGAAACTCAAAGCAAGGAGGATGATTCCTTGCCTTGTGTGATTCCCTGAGAATATAGGTTTGCTTGAAAACCTATGAATTCTCCGGCCAAAGATGAACCTCCttggaacaagtttgcaaacaaactcaaaaacaatcaaacactTTGTCTGAAAATGAAACTCTGATTCTTATTATCAATATGCAACGTGAAAAACAAACACATCAATGTCAAacgtatttatagagttttacaTCTCAAAAATTAGCCGTTACAAGGCTTGACTAAAATACGTGGcaattaactaacaaaacagaaaattaaaacaaaggccaacacttagccaaaacCGGATGTTCCTTTTCTTCTGACCAGGCTTCCTTCAGCCTATCCTAGGGTCTTCCTGGTGGTTTGTTAGCAGAACCCTAGGGCCTCTATGGCTTGGCCCATGTAAGGAGATGTCACTGATGCCTTCACCTTGATCCAGGTCATCCTGGTTTGGGCTCAGAGATGTCAGCAAGGTCCGCTGGTCGTCAGAATCACCTGTTGTTCTGTTCTTGCATTCTGTGGCCTTGTTTGAGTTCATGATGTTTGTTTTTGTGATGCTTTGGCTTTCCTCAGCTTCCTTAAGTCTTTGTAGATCCCTTTTCGTCGTGTCCAAGGTGTCTTTGCTGATTTTCCTTGTCTCATGGTCATTTGGTGCAGAGGAACAGTCACCAGTACCTTCCTGTTCCTGTTCCTTTGTTGGATCCTTGTTCTTTGATGCCTTTGCATCAACTCCTCCCTCTTGGgggagaattgtcctcaattcttggacTGGTTGATGCAGTGTCAGGTCTCCTATGTTTAAGATAGGAGAGATGTTGAAGTCTGCAGGCAGCTGGATCTCAAAGGCATTGCTCCCAATTTTCTTTGACACTTGATAAGGGCCTATGGCTCTGGGCTGCAACTTGTTTTTTCTGAGGTGTGGAAAACGTTTTTTTCTTAAGTAGACCCATACTTGATCGCCTTCCTGGATTGGTTGCCTTGCTCTCAGGTGTTTGTCAGCTTGTATCTTGTATTTCCTGTTGGTCTCTTCCAAGTTTGCATGGACTTGCTTGTGAATCTCTTCCATTTGCTTGATTAAATCTGCAGCTTCCTCTGTTTTGCTGTCACATATAGGCAGGTCAATCAGAGATATAGGAAGTAATGGGTTAGTGCCATACACACACTCAAATGGGGTGTGTTTTGTGGCACGACTTGGAGATCTGTTATAAGCAAATTCCGCATAGCATAACTTTAAATCCCATTCCCTAATGTTCTTGGTCACCAATGACCTTAGGAGGGTGCCTAAAGTTCTGTTGGTcacctctgtttgaccatcagtCTGAGGATGATAGGCTGTACTAAACAACAGCTTAGTGCCTAACATCTTCCACAAGGTTTTCCAAAAGTGACTCAAAAATTTGCTGTCTCTGTCAGAAACAATGGACTTGGGTATACCATGCAGCCTAACAACCTCTGTAAAATACAACTTAGCTATATGTTGTGCATCATCAGCTTTGGTACATGCTATGAAGTGTGACATCTTGGAGAACCTATCTACTACTACCATAATAGCATCCTTTCCTCTTCTTGTTTTAGGTAAGGCTACCATGAAATCCATACTAATGTGTTCCCATGGTTTGTTAGCTATGGGCAAGGGTAGATACTCTCCCTTGTGAAAAGTCACTTTGGCCTTCAGACAGGTTTCACATCTTAATATGTGTTTGCCTACTGTTCCAAGCATTCTTGGCCAATAAAAATGTTTAGCAAGCATGTCAAAGGTCTTCTGAATGCCAAAATGGCCAGCTATGCTACCCTCATGCACCTCCTTCACCAACACTGTTCTCAGTGGTAGTTTAGGGATGCAtagtttgtttcctttgaacAAATATCCCTGATGAATATTAAACAGTCCCTGTGGTGTGGTCTCACATGATTTATATATGTCAGCAAAGTCAGGACAGGTCTGATATTGGTCCTTAATGAACTCAAAACCCAAAATCTTGGCACCTAATATACCCAGCATGTTGTACTTCCTGCTAAGGGCATCAGCAATGATGTTGGTCTTGCCCACCTTGTACTTAGCTGAAAAATCAATGGTTTGCATGAATTCTACCCACCTAGCATGCCTACTACTCAACTTATGTTGACTGTTTATATATTTCAAGGATTCATGGTCAGTATGCAGGATGAATGGTTGAATTCTTAAGTAATGAGACCAATGGTCTAAAGCCCTTATGATAGCATAGAACTCCTTGTCATAGGTGGAGTAATTAAGCCTACTATTGTTAAGCTTTTCACTGAAAAATGCCACTGGTCTACCTTCTTGAACAAGCACTGCCCCAATTCCCATACCACTGGCATCACACTCTAACTCAAAGGGTTTAGTGAAATCAGGTAGCTTGAGAATGGGAGCACTACACATCATTCTTTTAAGGGTTTCAAAGGCCTGCTGTGCCTTGGGTGTCCAGGTAAACTTCCCCTGTTTCGTGCACTCTGTTATGGGTGCCATAACAGAGCTGAAGCCCCTGATAAACCTCCTGTAGAAGGAGGCCAGGCCATGAAAGGACCTGATCTGTGTGAGGGTTGTGGGTATAGGCCAATCCTGTATTGCTTGGATTTTAGTTGGGTCTACCTTGACTCCCTCCCTACCCACAATGTACCCTAAAAAACTAACTTCAGGAAGTAAGAAATTACATTTTTCTAGCTTTGCATACAACCTCTGTTTCCTTAAGACTTCAAACAATTGTTGGAGGTGGTCTAAGTGTTCTGTGATCCCTCTGCTATAAATGAGTATGTCATCTAGGTAAACAACTACAAACTTCCCCAAGAAAGGTCTCAAAATTTCATTCATTAAGCGCATGAAAGTGCTAGGGGCACCTGtcaaaccaaagggcataaccAGCTACTCATACAGCCCATACTTGGTTTTGAAGgctgttttccactcatcccctATTTTCATTCTAATTTGGTGATATCCACTTCTGAGGTCCACCTTACTAAACCACTCAGAACCACCCAGCTCATCTAGAATGTCATCAATCCGGGGTATAGGGAACCTATACTTTACAGTTATGTTGTTCACACTACgactatcaatacacatcctCCATGTGCCATCCTTTTTTGGCACAAGTAGGGTGGGTACTGCACAAGGGCTCAAACTCTCCCTGACATAACCCTTCTTCATCAAATCCTCTACCTGTTTCTGTAATTCTTGGGCCTCTTTGGGATTAGTTCTATAAGCAGGTTTGTTAGGAAGACTAGCCCCAGGTATTAAATCAATCTGGTGTTCCACTCCCCTGAAGGGTGGTAATCCAGGTGGTAGGTCAGTGGGAAACACATCCCTATACTGTTCTAATAGTCCAGTCATCTCAGCAGGTATGGGTGTGGAATCTTGCACTTCCTTGGTGACTACCAAATACAGCTCTTCTGTTCCCTGCACTTCCCTTTCACATTCTTTTCTATTCATCAACTGCACATGTTCCTTAGAGGGCTTAGGTGGCACTGCTCTGTGTGGGGGCAGGGGTAAAAATTCTTTCCTCTTCCCATTATGTCTAATAGTGTAAGTGTTGTCATAACCATTGTGTATGGCTCTCTTGTCATATTGCCAGGGTCTTCCTAGCAAGAGGTGGCATGCATCCATATCTAAGACATCACACAAAACTTCATCCTCATATGTTCCCAAAGTCAAGACTACTGGGCACTGATGTTTTACTGAACCACTAGCCTTggtgtctaaccatttcattttaTAAGGATTAGGGTGAGCCTTAGTCTTTAGGTGTAACTCCTCCACCAACTGCTTACTGACACAGTTTGCCTCACTTccactatcaataatcaaatcacataCTTTCCCCTGTATTTTGCACTTTGTTTGGAAGATATTTTCTCTTTGGTCAGATTTTCTAGTCAAGGGTGTGTTGTGAAAGCTCCGTCTAATAATGAGGCTCAAGTGCTCTTCCTCAGGGGGAATTTTTTCCAGCTCTCCCTCTCCTTCCTCCTCAGAATCTCCTTCAAAAGGGTGCCAGTTTCCCTGCTCATCTGTTATAAATGTACCATCACCATCACTTAGGCTGGGAGGGTCTAACTCTTCCTCTTGCCCATTTTTTAATACCAGGAGTCTCTTAGGGTTAGTGTTTTGCCTAATGTCAGTCCATTCTTTCATGGTAAACGCCCTTGCATTGGGACAATCCCTCTTATAGTGTCCCCTCCCATTGCATTTAAAACAAATGATGTCCTGTGGCTTGGTGTTTGACTCTGTTCTGGGGGTAGTAGGTTTAGGTCCAGAGGGTGGTAACTCCTTCCTAGGCATGGTCACAGCACTAGTGTTCCTTGGGGTATAGGTCCTGTTGTTCCTCATTTGGGGGTTTGCTGCCTTGTGTTGTCTCTCAATCTCCATGGCTATAGAGGTAGCAAGTTGTAGTGTAAGGTCAGGTGTATTCATCAATCTTTCCCTAAATTCTTCCCTTAATCCAGCTATCAACTTTCCTACTTTAATTTCCTCTGGTTCGTGAAGGTCACAAAGGTGATACAATCTCTCCCATTCATTCAGGTAGTCTTCTACTGACCTAGTTCCCTGTTTCATAGCATACAACTGTACAATCAGTTGCTGCTTGTATGTGGCTGGGACATATCTCCTCTTCATTTGCTTCCTAAGTTTGTCCCAAGTGCTAATCCTATTCCTTTCTTCCCTAAATCTTTGTTTTTGAATGCTTTCTAACCAAACTGCAGCTGATTTGGTTAGTTTGATCTTGGCAATCTTAAATTGTTGGTTTGGGGGTGTTTCTTTAAACTCAAAGTATTCTCCCATTCTTCTCTCCCATTCCAGGTACTTAGAGGGGTCATGTGATATGCCATCAAACTCAGGAAGATCGATTTTAATGGTCCGATCCTCATATGGTCGACAATTAGGGTTTGGTATTGGTGGTCTGTTATTCTGATTATCGATCCCTAAATGTGCGAACAACCTATCCATCCTCAATAGCTTCAAACCTACCATCCCTTTCCATGGTCTCTAAGTCACAACAGCTAGATAACCAGCACAGAATAATCCCAAGTTTTTCAAATATCGAACAAGAAAAATCACTAAATTCAGAGAACAAATCGTGTCCAGATACAAAAAGAATGATGTAATGAATTGCAAATCTGAAAtgacaattaaaaatgaattcaaaGTAAAGGAAGACACTCCCTGAACGTTGTAGGAATGGAAATGCACAAATCTCCAATTCTTTCGTTTTGTAATCGCCTCCAGATTTCCTCTTCAAAATAACCCAGAACAAATGACCAGTTCTTCAAAATGTCCTTCTGATATACTCTTCTTTGTCCCTTACGtgaattggctctgataccaagttgatgcaaaacaaagactGAATATGGTCTTTGTTCTGCAAAGATCAATGTGGGATCAAGAGATTATCCAATTACCCACGCACAATCCTAAATCACTCGATGCAAAGGGGTTTAGAACACTCAGAACAATCAAGAAggtggttcttgattttctgatgtctGCACTAGTGGACGTTGTTCCACTCCTTTACAACCTTCTACAGAAACTCAAAGCAAGGAGGATGATTCCTTGCCTTGTGTGATTCCCTGAGAATATAGGTTTGCTTGAAAACCTATGAATTCTCCGGCCAAAGATGAACCTCCttggaacaagtttgcaaacaaactcaaaaacaatcaaacactTTGTCTGAAAATGAAACTCTGATTCTTATTATCAATATGCAACGTGAAAAACAAACACATCAATGTCAAacgtatttatagagttttacaTCTCAAAAATTAGCCGTTACAAGGCTTGACTAAAATACGTGGcaattaactaacaaaacagaaaattaaaacaaaggccaacacttagccaaaacCGGATGTTCCTTTTCTTCTGACCAGGCTTCCTTCAGCCTATCCTAGGGTCTTCCTGGTGGTTTGTTAGCAGAACCCTAGGGCCTCTATGGCTTGGCCCATGTAAGGAGATGTCACTGATGCCTTCACCTTGATCCAGGTCATCCTGGTTTGGGCTCAGAGATGTCAGCAAGGTCCGCTGGTCGTCAGAATCACCTGTTGTTCTGTTCTTGCATTCTGTGGCCTTGTTTGAGTTCATGATGTTTGTTTTTGTGATGCTTTGGCTTTCCTCAGCTTCCTTAAGTCTTTGTAGATCCCTTTTTGTCGTGTCCAAGGTGTCTTTGCTGATTTTCCTTGTCTCATGGTCATTTGGTGCAGAGGAACAGTCACCAGTACCTTCCTGTTCCTGTTCCTTTGTTGGATCCTTGTTCTTTGATGCCTTTGCATCAACTAaggctccacttaattcatcaagcatatcttgcaacctaggcataggaaaacggtatttgatggttatgttatttatggatctactatctacacacattctccaagtgccatctttcttaggcactaaaagggcagggacagcacaaggactaagactttctctcacgtagcccctttcaatcaactcactcacttgcctctcaagctctttactttcctcggggttacatctataagcagctttatttggcaaaggtgctccaggaatcaagtcaatggcgtgctcaatgcctcttattggtgggaggcccttgggcaagtcatttggaaatacatctttgtactcttctaataactcatttaaggaagatgagttatcacaagaagtactaatctgatctttggtccttagaaccaaagcataaccaccaccatattcatccactattttttcaaactcattacatgttacaagatagttgcttttgtct from the Amaranthus tricolor cultivar Red isolate AtriRed21 chromosome 12, ASM2621246v1, whole genome shotgun sequence genome contains:
- the LOC130828724 gene encoding uncharacterized protein LOC130828724, translated to MVGLKLLRMDRLFAHLGIDNQNNRPPIPNPNCRPYEDRTIKIDLPEFDGISHDPSKYLEWERRMGEYFEFKETPPNQQFKIAKIKLTKSAAVWLESIQKQRFREERNRISTWDKLRKQMKRRYVPATYKQQLIVQLYAMKQGTRSVEDYLNEWERLYHLCDLHEPEEIKVGKLIAGLREEFRERLMNTPDLTLQLATSIAMEIERQHKAANPQMRNNRTYTPRNTSAVTMPRKELPPSGPKPTTPRTESNTKPQDIICFKCNGRGHYKRDCPNARAFTMKEWTDIRQNTNPKRLLVLKNGQEEELDPPSLSDGDGTFITDEQGNWHPFEGDSEEEGEGELEKIPPEEEHLSLIIRRSFHNTPLTRKSDQRENIFQTKCKIQGKVCDLIIDSGSEANCVSKQLVEELHLKTKAHPNPYKMKWLDTKASGSVKHQCPVVLTLGTYEDEVLCDVLDMDACHLLLGRPWQYDKRAIHNGYDNTYTIRHNGKRKEFLPLPPHRAVPPKPSKEHVQLMNRKECEREVQGTEELYLVVTKEVQDSTPIPAEMTGLLEQYRDVFPTDLPPGLPPFRGVEHQIDLIPGASLPNKPAYRTNPKEAQELQKQVEDLMKKGYVRESLSPCAVPTLLVPKKDGTWRMCIDSRSVNNITVKYRFPIPRIDDILDELGGSEWFSKVDLRSGYHQIRMKIGDEWKTAFKTKYGLYE